Proteins encoded by one window of Streptomyces sp. ALI-76-A:
- a CDS encoding SelT/SelW/SelH family protein, whose product MTAQPDVQRVEIEYCTQCRWLPRAAWLAQELLTTFETELTELSLKPGTGGVFVVRVNGEVVWDRREQGFPEPTAVKQAVRDRVAPEKSLGHSDRSG is encoded by the coding sequence ATGACAGCTCAGCCGGATGTCCAGCGGGTCGAGATCGAGTACTGCACGCAGTGCCGCTGGCTGCCGCGTGCCGCCTGGCTGGCCCAGGAGCTCCTGACGACCTTCGAGACCGAGCTCACGGAGCTGTCCCTGAAGCCCGGCACGGGCGGCGTCTTCGTCGTCCGGGTGAACGGCGAGGTGGTGTGGGACCGCCGCGAGCAGGGCTTCCCGGAGCCCACGGCCGTCAAGCAGGCGGTACGCGACCGAGTGGCCCCCGAGAAGTCCCTGGGCCACTCGGACCGGTCCGGGTGA
- the aceB gene encoding malate synthase A yields MSAPAPSPLAIVDSEPLPRQEEVLTEAALAFVAELHRRFTPRRDELLARRAERRAEIARTCTLDFLPETAAIRADDSWSVAPAPPALNDRRVEITGPTDRKMTINALNSGARVWLADFEDASAPTWENVVLGQINLVDAYTRSIDFTDPGSGKSYALKDNDELATVVMRPRGWHLDERHLVDADGGQVPGALVDFGLYFFHNAQRLLDLGKGPYFYLPKTESHLEARLWNDVFVFAQDYVGIPQGTVRATVLIETITAAYEMEEILYELRDHASGLNAGRWDYLFSVVKNFRDGGARFVLPDRNAVTMTAPFMRAYTELLVRTCHKRGAHAIGGMAAFIPSRRDQEVNKVAFEKVKADKDREANDGFDGSWVAHPDLVPIAMESFDRVLGDKPNQKDRLREDVDVKAADLIAIDSLDARPTYDGLVNAVQVGIRYIEAWLRGVGAVAIFNLMEDAATAEISRSQIWQWINAGVEFERDGTTVRVTPELAREVAAEDLRAIRSELGEQAFAAGHWQQAHDLLLEVALDEDYADFLTLPAYEQLKG; encoded by the coding sequence ATGTCCGCACCAGCGCCGTCCCCGCTGGCCATCGTCGACTCCGAGCCCCTGCCCCGGCAGGAGGAGGTCCTCACCGAGGCGGCCCTCGCCTTCGTGGCCGAGCTGCACCGCCGGTTCACGCCCCGGCGGGACGAGCTCCTCGCCCGCCGCGCCGAACGCCGCGCCGAGATCGCCCGCACCTGCACCCTCGACTTCCTCCCGGAGACCGCCGCGATCCGCGCGGACGACTCCTGGAGCGTGGCCCCCGCGCCACCGGCCCTGAACGACCGCCGGGTCGAGATCACCGGCCCCACCGACCGGAAGATGACGATCAACGCCCTCAACTCGGGCGCCAGGGTCTGGCTCGCGGACTTCGAGGACGCCTCGGCGCCGACCTGGGAGAACGTCGTCCTCGGACAGATCAACCTGGTCGACGCGTACACCCGGAGCATCGACTTCACCGACCCGGGGTCCGGCAAGTCGTACGCCCTGAAGGACAACGACGAACTCGCCACCGTCGTCATGCGCCCGCGCGGCTGGCACCTCGACGAGCGTCACCTCGTCGACGCCGACGGCGGTCAGGTCCCCGGCGCCCTCGTCGACTTCGGCCTCTACTTCTTCCACAACGCCCAGCGGCTGCTCGACCTCGGCAAGGGCCCGTACTTCTACCTCCCCAAGACCGAGTCGCACCTCGAAGCCCGCCTCTGGAACGACGTCTTCGTCTTCGCGCAGGACTATGTCGGCATTCCGCAGGGCACCGTCCGCGCCACCGTGCTGATCGAGACGATCACGGCCGCGTACGAGATGGAGGAGATCCTCTACGAACTGCGCGACCACGCCTCCGGGTTGAACGCCGGCCGCTGGGACTACCTGTTCTCCGTCGTCAAGAACTTCCGTGACGGCGGTGCCAGGTTCGTCCTGCCGGACCGCAACGCGGTGACGATGACCGCCCCGTTCATGCGGGCGTACACCGAACTCCTCGTCCGCACCTGCCACAAGCGTGGGGCGCACGCGATCGGCGGCATGGCGGCGTTCATCCCGTCCCGGCGCGACCAGGAGGTCAACAAGGTCGCGTTCGAGAAGGTGAAGGCCGACAAGGACCGCGAGGCGAACGACGGCTTCGACGGATCGTGGGTGGCCCACCCGGACCTGGTCCCGATCGCCATGGAGTCCTTCGACCGCGTCCTCGGCGACAAGCCGAACCAGAAGGACCGGCTGCGCGAGGACGTCGACGTCAAGGCGGCCGACCTGATCGCGATCGACTCGCTGGACGCCCGGCCGACGTACGACGGCCTCGTCAACGCCGTCCAGGTCGGCATCCGGTACATCGAGGCCTGGCTGCGCGGTGTCGGCGCGGTCGCCATCTTCAACCTCATGGAGGACGCGGCGACCGCCGAGATCTCCCGCTCGCAGATCTGGCAGTGGATCAACGCGGGCGTCGAGTTCGAGCGCGACGGGACGACGGTGCGGGTCACCCCGGAGCTGGCCCGCGAGGTCGCCGCCGAGGATCTGCGCGCCATCCGGAGCGAACTCGGTGAGCAGGCCTTCGCCGCCGGTCACTGGCAGCAGGCCCACGACCTGCTCCTGGAGGTCGCCCTCGACGAGGACTACGCGGACTTCCTGACGCTGCCGGCGTACGAGCAGCTCAAGGGCTGA
- a CDS encoding DUF5955 family protein, which translates to MVRSLEQRPVTGGDENLRVVELRTAVSRLRRQLAAHPAEFPDRAIAEDELAALAAMTVDGAVDIARLRSSLLLIAGAIGSVSALARGLSEVRAAVDGFGGPPRGRR; encoded by the coding sequence GTGGTGCGGAGCTTGGAGCAGAGACCGGTGACCGGCGGCGACGAGAACCTTCGGGTGGTGGAACTGCGGACCGCGGTGTCCCGGCTGCGCCGCCAACTCGCCGCTCACCCCGCGGAGTTCCCCGACCGCGCCATCGCGGAGGACGAACTCGCCGCGCTGGCCGCGATGACGGTCGACGGGGCCGTGGACATCGCGCGCCTGCGCAGCTCGTTACTGCTGATCGCCGGGGCGATCGGCTCGGTCAGCGCCCTGGCCCGGGGATTGTCGGAGGTCCGCGCCGCGGTGGACGGCTTCGGCGGACCGCCGCGCGGGCGGCGCTAG
- the allB gene encoding allantoinase AllB, with protein MSDTELMLRSTRVITPEGTRAASVAVTAGTITAVLPYDAPVPPGARLEDLGDDALLPGLVDTHVHVNDPGRTEWEGFWTATRAAAAGGITTLVDMPLNSLPPTTTVGHLRTKRDVAADKAHIDVGFWGGALPDNVGDLRPLHEAGVFGFKAFLSPSGVDEFPHLDQDGLARSLAEIASFDGLLIVHAEDPHQLGAAPQQGGPRYADFLASRPRDAEDTAIAQLITQAKRLDARVHVLHLSSSDALPLIAAAKAEGVRLTVETCPHYLTLTAEEVPDGASEFKCCPPIREAANQDLLWRALADGTIDCVVTDHSPSTADLKTDDFATAWGGISGLQLSLPAVWTQARGRGHGLEDVARWMSTRTAALVGLGRKGAIEAGRDADFAVLAPDETFTVDPAALQHRNRVTAYAGRTLYGVVKSTWLRGERIVADGEFTDPKGRLLTRTR; from the coding sequence GTGTCCGACACAGAACTGATGCTGCGCTCGACGCGCGTCATCACCCCGGAAGGAACCCGCGCCGCCTCGGTCGCGGTCACCGCCGGAACGATCACGGCGGTCCTGCCGTACGACGCGCCCGTGCCGCCCGGTGCCCGCCTGGAGGACCTCGGTGACGACGCCCTGCTGCCCGGCCTGGTCGACACCCACGTGCACGTCAACGACCCCGGCCGCACCGAGTGGGAGGGCTTCTGGACCGCCACCCGCGCCGCGGCCGCCGGCGGCATCACCACCCTCGTCGACATGCCGCTCAACTCCCTCCCGCCGACCACGACGGTCGGCCATCTCCGGACGAAGAGGGACGTGGCCGCCGACAAGGCCCACATCGACGTCGGCTTCTGGGGCGGCGCCCTGCCCGACAACGTCGGGGACCTGCGCCCGCTGCACGAGGCCGGCGTCTTCGGCTTCAAGGCGTTCCTGTCGCCGTCCGGCGTGGACGAGTTCCCGCACCTCGACCAGGACGGGCTCGCCCGGTCCCTCGCCGAGATCGCCTCCTTCGACGGTCTGCTGATCGTGCACGCCGAGGACCCGCACCAGCTGGGCGCCGCCCCGCAGCAGGGCGGCCCCAGGTACGCCGACTTCCTGGCCTCCCGCCCGCGGGACGCGGAGGACACCGCGATCGCTCAGCTCATCACCCAGGCGAAGCGCCTCGACGCCCGCGTCCACGTCCTCCACCTGTCCTCGTCCGACGCGCTGCCGCTGATCGCTGCCGCCAAGGCGGAGGGGGTCCGCCTCACCGTCGAGACCTGCCCGCACTACCTCACCCTCACCGCCGAGGAAGTCCCGGACGGCGCCAGCGAGTTCAAGTGCTGCCCGCCCATCCGTGAGGCCGCGAACCAGGACCTGCTGTGGCGGGCGCTGGCGGACGGCACCATCGACTGCGTGGTCACCGACCACTCGCCGTCGACGGCGGACCTGAAGACGGACGACTTCGCGACCGCCTGGGGCGGTATCTCAGGTCTCCAGCTGAGCCTGCCGGCGGTGTGGACGCAGGCCCGCGGGCGGGGCCACGGCCTGGAGGACGTGGCCCGCTGGATGTCGACGCGGACGGCCGCCCTCGTCGGTCTCGGGCGCAAGGGCGCCATCGAGGCGGGCCGCGACGCCGACTTCGCGGTCCTCGCACCCGACGAGACGTTCACCGTGGACCCGGCGGCCCTCCAGCACCGCAACCGCGTCACGGCGTACGCCGGCAGGACCCTGTACGGCGTCGTGAAGTCCACCTGGCTGCGCGGCGAACGCATCGTCGCCGACGGCGAGTTCACCGACCCGAAGGGCCGCCTCCTCACCCGCACCCGCTGA
- a CDS encoding N-acetylglutaminylglutamine amidotransferase, which yields MCGLSGEIRFDGGRPDLAAVERMTDRLAARGPDGRGLWSQGAVALGHRRLKIIDLSECGAQPMTDPAGRISGVFNGCIYNYQELRDELRGLGHRFFSGSDTEVLLKAYQQWGTACVDRLYGMFAFVIVEQATGRVVLGRDRLGIKPLYLAQAPGRLRFASSLPALLAGGGVDTSLDPVALHQYMSWHATVAAPRTVLAGVRKLPPATVRVVEPDGGHRDLCYWQPSYTRRPEYAHLGADDWRDAVLDALRTAVRRRMVADVPVGVLLSGGLDSSLIVALLADEGQRDLATFSVGFESEGGEEGDEFRYSDLVARHFDTDHHQLMVPSDRVSTALDAAVEAMSEPMISHDVVAFHLLSEQVAKEVKVVQSGQGADEVFAGYHWYPDMAAVPREREPEAYAETYFDRPHADLTAILQPPMLPGHDVSGRFVREHMARPGAETALDAALRLDTHVMLVDDPVKRVDNMTMDWGLEARVPFLDHELVELAAACPPELKLADGGKGVLKAAGRRVLPAEVVDRPKGYFPVPAIKHMAGPVLERVREALSAPEATSRGVFQDAYVARLLSAPDEHRTRRGANALWQVALLEIWLQTHGIS from the coding sequence ATGTGCGGCCTCAGCGGAGAGATACGTTTCGACGGTGGACGGCCGGACCTGGCGGCCGTCGAGCGGATGACCGACCGGCTCGCCGCCCGGGGGCCGGACGGCCGGGGCCTGTGGTCGCAGGGCGCCGTCGCGCTGGGCCACCGCCGGTTGAAGATCATCGACCTCTCCGAGTGCGGGGCCCAGCCGATGACCGACCCGGCCGGCCGGATCTCCGGTGTCTTCAACGGCTGCATCTACAACTACCAGGAGCTGCGCGACGAGCTGCGCGGTCTCGGCCACCGCTTCTTCTCCGGGTCCGACACCGAGGTGCTGCTCAAGGCGTACCAGCAGTGGGGAACCGCGTGCGTCGACCGCCTGTACGGGATGTTCGCGTTCGTCATCGTCGAACAGGCCACCGGCCGTGTCGTCCTCGGCCGTGACCGGCTGGGCATCAAACCGCTGTACCTGGCGCAGGCACCGGGACGGCTGCGTTTCGCCTCCTCCCTGCCGGCCCTGCTGGCGGGCGGCGGCGTCGACACCTCCCTCGACCCGGTCGCGCTGCACCAGTACATGAGCTGGCACGCCACCGTGGCGGCACCGCGCACCGTCCTCGCGGGCGTCCGCAAGCTGCCCCCCGCCACCGTGCGCGTCGTGGAGCCGGACGGCGGCCACCGCGACCTCTGCTACTGGCAGCCGTCGTACACACGCCGGCCGGAGTACGCGCACCTGGGCGCGGACGACTGGCGGGACGCGGTGCTGGACGCGCTGCGCACCGCCGTACGCCGCCGCATGGTCGCCGACGTGCCCGTGGGCGTGCTCCTGTCGGGCGGGCTCGACTCCAGCCTGATCGTGGCGCTGCTGGCCGACGAGGGGCAGCGCGACCTCGCGACGTTCAGCGTGGGCTTCGAGTCGGAGGGCGGCGAGGAGGGCGACGAGTTCCGCTACTCCGACCTGGTCGCCCGGCACTTCGACACCGACCACCACCAGCTGATGGTGCCCTCGGACCGCGTGTCGACGGCCCTGGACGCGGCGGTCGAGGCGATGAGCGAGCCGATGATCAGCCACGACGTGGTGGCCTTCCACCTGCTGTCCGAGCAGGTGGCGAAGGAGGTCAAGGTCGTCCAGAGCGGCCAGGGCGCGGACGAGGTGTTCGCCGGCTACCACTGGTACCCGGACATGGCCGCCGTGCCCCGGGAACGGGAGCCCGAGGCGTACGCCGAGACGTACTTCGACCGGCCGCACGCCGACCTGACCGCCATCCTCCAGCCCCCCATGCTGCCCGGCCACGACGTGTCGGGCCGCTTCGTACGGGAGCACATGGCACGTCCCGGCGCGGAGACCGCCCTGGACGCGGCGCTGCGGCTCGACACCCATGTGATGCTCGTCGACGACCCGGTCAAGCGGGTCGACAACATGACCATGGACTGGGGCCTGGAGGCCCGCGTCCCGTTCCTCGACCACGAACTCGTGGAACTCGCCGCCGCCTGCCCGCCGGAGCTGAAGCTCGCCGACGGCGGCAAGGGCGTCCTCAAGGCCGCCGGCCGCCGGGTGCTGCCCGCGGAGGTCGTCGACCGGCCCAAGGGCTACTTCCCCGTCCCCGCCATCAAGCACATGGCGGGCCCCGTCCTGGAACGGGTCCGCGAGGCCCTGTCGGCGCCCGAGGCCACCTCGCGGGGCGTCTTCCAGGACGCGTACGTGGCCAGGCTGCTGTCGGCGCCGGACGAGCACCGCACCAGGCGTGGGGCGAACGCACTGTGGCAGGTAGCTTTGCTGGAGATATGGCTGCAAACCCACGGAATCAGCTGA
- a CDS encoding HipA family kinase: MLTEVTATRYIEPLRSGGSVPAVVEADDLGTYVVKFTGSAQGRKALVAEVIVGELARALGLRLPELVLVRFDPAIAAGEPHQEVRDLHGASAGTNLGMDYLPGARDFTPQIAQAFRVDPLEAGRVVWLDALTANVDRTVHSSNLLLWPTLGIAPPRLWLIDHGAALVFHHRWDGSDPEKAYDFRHHALGSYAPDVRAADAELAPKVTEELLRRITAEVPDAWLAGEEGFATPDDVRAAYVEHLHARVRASAAWLPTDFPTREELAAEEAQRAARTQQGRPDWLKRVPDLHGKPAAEQDWSVHLG, translated from the coding sequence ATGCTGACTGAGGTCACCGCGACCCGCTACATCGAGCCCCTGCGGTCCGGCGGATCCGTCCCCGCGGTCGTCGAGGCCGACGACCTGGGCACCTACGTCGTCAAGTTCACCGGCTCCGCGCAGGGCAGGAAGGCCCTGGTCGCCGAGGTGATCGTGGGCGAGCTGGCACGCGCCCTCGGGCTGCGCCTCCCCGAACTCGTGCTGGTCCGCTTCGACCCGGCCATCGCCGCCGGCGAGCCCCACCAGGAGGTGCGGGACCTGCACGGCGCGAGCGCGGGGACCAACCTCGGCATGGACTACCTGCCGGGGGCGCGGGACTTCACCCCCCAGATCGCCCAGGCCTTCCGCGTGGACCCCCTGGAGGCGGGCCGCGTCGTCTGGCTCGACGCTCTGACCGCCAACGTCGACCGTACGGTGCACAGCTCCAACCTGCTGCTCTGGCCCACCCTCGGCATCGCGCCCCCGCGCCTGTGGCTGATCGACCACGGTGCCGCGCTGGTCTTCCACCACCGCTGGGACGGCTCGGACCCGGAGAAGGCGTACGACTTCCGCCACCACGCGCTCGGCTCCTACGCGCCCGACGTGCGGGCCGCCGACGCGGAACTGGCGCCCAAGGTCACCGAAGAGCTGCTGCGCCGGATCACCGCCGAGGTCCCGGACGCGTGGCTGGCCGGCGAGGAGGGCTTCGCGACCCCGGACGACGTCCGCGCGGCGTACGTCGAGCACCTGCACGCGCGCGTGCGGGCCTCCGCCGCCTGGCTCCCCACCGACTTCCCCACCCGGGAGGAACTCGCCGCCGAGGAGGCCCAGCGCGCGGCGAGGACACAGCAGGGCCGCCCGGACTGGCTCAAGCGGGTCCCCGACCTGCACGGCAAGCCGGCGGCGGAACAGGATTGGTCGGTGCACCTGGGATGA
- a CDS encoding prolyl oligopeptidase family serine peptidase, which yields MAANPRNQLTGARGADAPRPAPPFRAPAGRDTADGATWRSEDHGDRRNDSDHREHGPASVTAGAATVPTPAYTAPAPVPLPDAAAPRDVPQRLTSHGCWYPSVDPSGRHVAFICDRGGVPQLWTGPVDGHEVHLLDFDPHPVKEVAWSPDGRWIAYTTAPGGGEHTRVLCVRPDGTGRRVLAGAEPGSSAHLGCWQHDGSAVAVTVAEPVFGRGETDPAERPAREEPGLADPRTYTAGHPAGWAARDGQAVLLGGPHHGDPAGRDGRPAGAAGVAGLRGAPEAHGGAAGQVSPDGAAGGGLAAYLVDPEGVAAPALLAVERGAATLRVCDLSQDGRLALVRRGPRGRREALVVRTADLRITCTLPVADGDPWIGRFSPDGRTLWLRSDAAREFAALFALRLGPEGERLGLTVAAEREDCGLELLAFGRDGHTAALAWNVRGACELELAAVTQTPTGDVLAGPPRPVPLLHEVVTRIARTDDRSGPVVALSGSQRRPGVWWLPEGTALRTGWSSRDEDAVPPGRPPVRPVPLRLTARDGLPLSGWYYRAPGRGPAEPAPCVIHLHGGPEEQERPVFNPLYHELLGRGLDVFAPDVRGSSGHGRSFVDADLGTGRFAAIQDVADCAAHAVVSGLADPRRLAVMGRSYGGYLVMASLVWHPDLFRTGVAACGMSDFATFYAGTEPWIAESAAHKYGHPERDRDLLHALSPMTRVDALRVPLLAVHGEHDTNVPFGESEQFVRAARERGLAAELLTLRNEGHDFLRADSRQIFRRAAADWIERHLAD from the coding sequence ATGGCTGCAAACCCACGGAATCAGCTGACCGGGGCGCGGGGCGCCGACGCCCCGCGCCCGGCCCCTCCCTTCCGCGCCCCCGCCGGCCGGGACACCGCCGACGGGGCGACGTGGCGGTCCGAGGACCACGGGGATCGGCGGAACGACAGCGATCACCGGGAGCACGGCCCCGCCTCGGTGACGGCCGGGGCGGCCACCGTCCCGACGCCGGCGTACACGGCTCCGGCGCCGGTGCCCCTGCCCGACGCCGCCGCGCCGCGTGACGTCCCGCAACGGCTGACGTCCCACGGCTGCTGGTACCCGTCGGTGGACCCCAGCGGCAGGCACGTCGCGTTCATCTGCGACCGCGGCGGGGTCCCGCAGCTGTGGACCGGACCGGTCGACGGACACGAGGTCCACCTGCTGGACTTCGACCCCCACCCTGTCAAGGAGGTGGCCTGGTCGCCGGACGGCCGCTGGATCGCCTACACCACGGCCCCGGGCGGCGGCGAACACACCCGGGTGCTGTGCGTACGGCCCGACGGGACCGGGCGACGCGTCCTGGCCGGTGCCGAGCCCGGCAGCTCCGCGCACCTGGGCTGCTGGCAGCACGACGGCTCGGCGGTGGCCGTCACCGTCGCCGAACCGGTCTTCGGGCGGGGCGAGACGGACCCCGCGGAGCGGCCCGCCCGGGAGGAGCCGGGCCTCGCCGACCCGCGCACGTACACCGCCGGCCATCCGGCGGGCTGGGCCGCCCGCGACGGCCAGGCCGTGCTGCTGGGCGGCCCGCACCACGGCGACCCGGCGGGCCGCGACGGGAGGCCGGCCGGTGCCGCCGGTGTGGCCGGGCTGCGAGGTGCTCCCGAGGCACACGGCGGGGCAGCCGGCCAGGTGAGCCCGGACGGGGCGGCCGGCGGCGGGCTGGCCGCCTACCTCGTGGACCCCGAGGGGGTGGCGGCGCCCGCCCTGCTGGCGGTCGAACGGGGCGCCGCCACGCTGCGCGTGTGCGACCTCAGCCAGGACGGACGGCTGGCGCTGGTGCGCCGGGGGCCGCGCGGCCGGCGGGAAGCCCTCGTCGTGCGCACCGCCGACCTGCGGATCACCTGCACCCTGCCGGTCGCCGACGGGGACCCCTGGATCGGCCGCTTCTCCCCGGACGGCAGGACGCTGTGGCTGCGCAGCGACGCCGCACGCGAGTTCGCCGCGCTGTTCGCCCTCCGCCTCGGCCCCGAGGGGGAGCGGCTGGGGCTGACCGTCGCCGCCGAGCGCGAGGACTGCGGACTGGAACTGCTGGCGTTCGGCCGGGACGGCCACACCGCGGCCCTGGCCTGGAACGTGCGCGGAGCCTGCGAGCTGGAACTCGCCGCCGTCACGCAGACCCCCACCGGGGACGTCCTGGCCGGCCCGCCGCGGCCGGTGCCGCTGCTGCACGAGGTGGTGACCCGGATCGCGCGGACCGACGACCGGTCGGGACCGGTGGTGGCGCTGTCCGGGTCACAGCGCCGCCCCGGTGTGTGGTGGCTGCCGGAGGGCACCGCGCTGCGCACCGGGTGGTCGTCCCGGGACGAGGACGCCGTCCCCCCGGGCCGGCCGCCCGTCCGCCCCGTGCCGCTGCGGCTGACGGCACGCGACGGCCTGCCGCTGAGCGGTTGGTACTACCGCGCGCCGGGCCGGGGCCCGGCGGAACCGGCGCCCTGCGTGATCCATCTGCACGGCGGGCCGGAGGAGCAGGAACGGCCCGTGTTCAACCCCCTCTACCACGAGCTGCTGGGCCGCGGTCTGGACGTCTTCGCCCCGGACGTGCGCGGCTCCTCGGGGCACGGCCGGTCCTTCGTCGACGCCGACCTGGGCACGGGCCGGTTCGCCGCGATCCAGGACGTCGCCGACTGCGCGGCCCACGCCGTGGTGAGCGGTCTGGCGGATCCCCGGCGGCTGGCCGTCATGGGCCGCTCGTACGGCGGCTACCTGGTGATGGCCTCCCTCGTGTGGCACCCGGACCTGTTCCGCACCGGCGTCGCGGCCTGCGGCATGTCCGACTTCGCGACCTTCTACGCCGGCACCGAGCCGTGGATCGCGGAATCGGCCGCGCACAAGTACGGCCACCCGGAACGCGACCGCGACCTGCTGCACGCGCTGTCCCCGATGACCCGCGTCGACGCGCTGCGGGTCCCGCTGCTCGCCGTCCACGGCGAGCACGACACCAACGTGCCGTTCGGCGAGTCCGAGCAGTTCGTCCGCGCCGCCCGCGAACGGGGCCTGGCTGCCGAGCTGTTGACCCTGCGCAACGAAGGGCACGACTTCCTGCGCGCGGACAGCCGGCAGATCTTCCGCCGGGCCGCCGCCGACTGGATCGAACGGCACCTCGCCGACTGA
- a CDS encoding DUF6304 family protein — MTGLQQWPGRCTDRHGSEAVVFESDGRELIRVTIRGVPFEGDTMDDLGALGGALPAAMFAFFDGALCSCLLEWELPLPVDVEGRGVRTGALRCALRLGGPAGPGRGPDEGVLTTSLRLDGREYRGSKGHHDFEAALHDLQLGLERGMRAGGGRLLNGRADGACSRGADVA, encoded by the coding sequence ATGACCGGCTTACAGCAGTGGCCCGGCCGCTGCACCGACCGGCACGGCTCGGAGGCGGTCGTCTTCGAGTCCGACGGCCGGGAGCTGATCCGCGTCACGATCAGGGGTGTCCCCTTCGAGGGCGACACGATGGACGATCTCGGCGCGCTGGGCGGCGCGTTGCCCGCGGCGATGTTCGCCTTCTTCGACGGGGCGCTGTGCTCCTGCCTGCTGGAGTGGGAGCTGCCGCTCCCCGTCGACGTCGAGGGACGGGGCGTACGGACGGGCGCGCTGCGCTGCGCCCTGCGACTCGGCGGCCCGGCCGGCCCCGGGCGCGGCCCGGACGAGGGGGTCCTGACCACCTCCCTGCGGCTGGACGGGCGGGAGTACCGCGGCTCGAAGGGCCACCACGACTTCGAGGCGGCCCTGCACGACCTCCAGCTCGGGCTGGAGCGGGGCATGCGGGCCGGGGGCGGACGGCTCCTGAACGGCCGGGCGGACGGCGCGTGCAGCAGAGGCGCCGACGTGGCCTAG
- a CDS encoding nucleotidyltransferase family protein: MTVNEQWTAGLLLAAGGGRRLGGRPKALLPHRGRPLVEHAAGVLRAAGCARVHVVLGAAADAVRERARLGDCVLVENPDWADGMGSSLRAGLGSLAGTRARAALVALVDQPGIGAEAMARVLAAGRDETSLVAAAYDGVRGHPVLLGAAHWAGVAATATGDRGARAYLRAHEEAITLVECGDVARPYDIDTAADLAHLE; the protein is encoded by the coding sequence ATGACGGTGAACGAACAGTGGACGGCCGGGCTGCTGCTCGCGGCCGGCGGCGGACGGCGGCTCGGCGGGCGGCCCAAGGCGCTGCTGCCGCACCGGGGCAGGCCCCTGGTGGAACACGCGGCCGGCGTGCTGCGCGCGGCCGGCTGCGCCCGCGTCCACGTGGTCCTCGGGGCCGCGGCGGACGCCGTACGGGAGCGGGCCCGGCTCGGTGACTGTGTGCTCGTGGAGAACCCGGACTGGGCCGACGGCATGGGTTCCTCGCTGCGGGCCGGGCTCGGTTCGCTCGCCGGGACGCGGGCGCGGGCCGCGCTGGTCGCGCTCGTCGACCAGCCCGGCATCGGGGCCGAGGCGATGGCCCGAGTGCTCGCCGCCGGACGGGACGAGACGTCACTGGTGGCCGCCGCCTACGACGGGGTGCGCGGGCATCCCGTCCTGCTCGGTGCCGCGCACTGGGCGGGCGTCGCCGCGACGGCCACCGGGGACCGGGGGGCGCGCGCCTACCTGAGGGCGCACGAGGAGGCGATCACGCTCGTCGAGTGCGGGGACGTGGCGCGGCCGTACGACATCGACACCGCGGCGGATCTCGCGCATCTCGAGTGA
- a CDS encoding IclR family transcriptional regulator — translation MPTSDASTTDSAKSTTGGVQSLERAFDLLERMADAGGEVGLSELSVSSGLPLPTIHRLMRTLVVCGYVRQQPNRRYALGPRLIRLGESASRLLGTWARPYLARLVEETGETANMALLDGDEIVYVAQVPSKHSMRMFTEVGRRVLPHSTGVGKALLAHTPDNEVRALLARTGMPAATEKTITTPEGFLAALEDVRRQGYAVDDNEQEIGVRCLAVSVPDSPTAAAISISGPAGRVTETATQRIVPVLQQVAVELSAALASQNPA, via the coding sequence GTGCCGACGTCCGACGCCAGCACCACCGACTCCGCGAAGTCCACCACCGGCGGAGTCCAGTCCCTCGAGCGCGCCTTCGACCTGCTCGAGCGGATGGCGGACGCGGGCGGCGAGGTGGGGCTGAGCGAGCTCTCCGTGAGCAGCGGGCTGCCCCTGCCGACCATCCACCGCCTGATGCGCACCCTCGTGGTCTGCGGGTACGTCCGCCAGCAGCCCAACCGCCGGTACGCGCTCGGCCCGCGCCTGATCCGGCTCGGCGAGTCGGCCTCCCGCCTCCTCGGCACCTGGGCGCGCCCCTACCTCGCCCGCCTGGTCGAGGAGACCGGCGAGACGGCGAACATGGCCCTGCTGGACGGGGACGAGATCGTCTACGTGGCGCAGGTGCCGTCCAAGCACTCGATGCGGATGTTCACCGAGGTCGGCCGGCGTGTCCTGCCGCACTCCACCGGTGTCGGCAAGGCCCTGCTCGCCCACACCCCGGACAACGAGGTGCGCGCCCTGCTCGCCCGCACCGGCATGCCCGCCGCGACGGAGAAGACGATCACCACGCCGGAGGGCTTCCTCGCGGCGCTGGAGGACGTGCGCCGCCAGGGGTACGCGGTCGACGACAACGAGCAGGAGATCGGCGTGCGCTGCCTCGCGGTCTCGGTGCCCGACTCCCCCACCGCGGCGGCCATTTCCATCTCGGGCCCGGCGGGCCGGGTCACCGAGACGGCGACGCAGCGGATCGTGCCGGTGCTCCAGCAGGTGGCGGTGGAGCTGTCCGCGGCGCTGGCCAGCCAGAACCCGGCATGA